The following coding sequences are from one bacterium SCSIO 12741 window:
- a CDS encoding PorV/PorQ family protein, which produces MNRIKSFCYKTIFAVLIGLLAGHSSQAQSRKYSNAFLSIGVGARSMAMAKATVASVNDVTAGYWNPGGLTQMEKDYSIGLMHSEYFAGIAKYDYASFGLKLDDKSALALSYIRFGVDDIPNTTELIDNDGNVNYDRITSFSAIDNAFLISYARNTNIEGLSIGGSAKVIYRKIGDFAQSWGFGLDIGGRYEKKNWKFGALLRDATSTFNSWSYSLSDRMKEVFQQTNNELPENGLEITLPRLILGVAREFTIKEKFHVLPELNFDLTFDGQRNTLIQGDPLSIDPYFGLEVSYDRLVYLRGGVGNFQQTKAEVGDHKVTTFMPSAGIGLSLKGVTIDYALTDIGDQSAALYSNVFSLKIDLNKPEK; this is translated from the coding sequence ATGAATCGGATAAAATCCTTTTGCTATAAAACCATTTTTGCAGTACTGATTGGGCTATTAGCCGGCCATTCTTCTCAGGCGCAATCAAGAAAGTACTCGAATGCCTTCCTATCGATTGGTGTTGGCGCCCGTTCTATGGCCATGGCCAAGGCCACTGTTGCCTCGGTAAATGACGTAACGGCCGGTTACTGGAACCCAGGAGGACTCACTCAAATGGAGAAAGATTACTCCATTGGCTTGATGCACTCGGAATATTTTGCCGGAATTGCGAAATACGACTACGCCTCCTTCGGTTTAAAATTGGACGACAAATCAGCCTTGGCTCTTTCGTATATCCGCTTTGGAGTAGATGATATTCCTAACACCACGGAGCTAATCGACAACGACGGAAATGTAAATTACGACCGGATCACTTCCTTTTCGGCCATAGACAATGCCTTCTTAATTTCTTATGCCAGAAACACCAATATTGAAGGATTATCGATTGGTGGAAGCGCCAAGGTGATTTACCGGAAAATTGGAGACTTTGCCCAATCCTGGGGTTTTGGCCTGGATATCGGTGGGCGCTACGAAAAGAAGAACTGGAAATTTGGAGCCTTGCTGCGCGATGCTACTTCTACCTTTAACTCCTGGAGCTACAGCCTGTCTGACCGAATGAAGGAAGTGTTTCAGCAAACCAACAATGAATTACCTGAAAACGGACTCGAAATCACCTTGCCCCGTTTGATTTTAGGTGTAGCCAGAGAGTTTACCATCAAAGAAAAATTTCACGTATTACCTGAACTGAATTTTGACCTGACTTTCGATGGTCAGCGGAATACCTTAATTCAAGGAGATCCTTTAAGTATTGACCCCTATTTTGGTTTAGAAGTATCCTATGACCGCCTGGTTTATCTACGTGGTGGCGTTGGAAATTTCCAACAGACCAAAGCAGAAGTTGGAGACCACAAAGTGACTACTTTTATGCCCAGTGCGGGAATCGGACTGAGCTTGAAAGGGGTGACGATTGATTACGCTCTGACAGACATTGGTGATCAATCCGCTGCATTGTACTCCAATGTATTCTCCCTAAAAATCGACTTGAATAAACCGGAAAAATGA
- a CDS encoding CDP-alcohol phosphatidyltransferase family protein yields the protein MVVIRFIPNLFTLTNLFLGALGIVLCFEQQLAWAGVMIFIASVFDFLDGFVARALNAQSELGKQLDSIADMVTFGVLPGMILYNLILASMGCYFTPFDERSLDQHILSLSAFLLPLFAGLRLAKFNIDDRQTDSFIGVPTPAMAIFFGSLPAVFYWQLHMNIYVPLNDYALASMTKMLHLDGFDLAMISLVQSTPFLVACGVVFALLMVLPLSVISLKVKGLGWAGNEWRYTFIGGALLIIALSFIQELRGVHFDFWPHINWFCIPLIIVELLVLSGIKTVFNRN from the coding sequence ATGGTGGTTATTCGCTTTATTCCCAATTTGTTTACGCTGACCAATCTTTTTTTGGGTGCGCTTGGTATTGTCCTCTGTTTTGAACAGCAGCTGGCTTGGGCAGGTGTGATGATTTTTATCGCATCGGTGTTTGATTTTCTGGATGGATTCGTGGCTAGGGCCTTAAATGCTCAGTCTGAATTGGGAAAACAATTGGACTCCATTGCTGATATGGTCACTTTTGGAGTACTTCCCGGAATGATCTTGTATAACCTGATTTTGGCCTCCATGGGTTGTTACTTTACGCCCTTTGACGAACGTTCGCTGGATCAGCACATTCTGTCATTATCTGCGTTCTTATTGCCCCTGTTTGCGGGATTGAGGTTGGCCAAGTTTAATATTGACGACCGTCAGACGGATTCTTTCATTGGAGTGCCTACACCGGCCATGGCCATTTTTTTTGGCTCTCTGCCCGCCGTGTTTTACTGGCAGCTACACATGAACATTTATGTGCCTTTAAACGATTACGCCTTGGCCAGCATGACTAAAATGCTGCACTTGGACGGATTCGACTTAGCTATGATATCACTGGTTCAATCCACTCCCTTTTTGGTAGCTTGTGGTGTGGTATTCGCTCTATTGATGGTTCTTCCACTTTCGGTTATTTCTTTAAAGGTGAAAGGCCTTGGATGGGCTGGAAATGAATGGCGATATACCTTCATTGGAGGTGCCTTGTTAATTATAGCGCTCTCCTTTATTCAGGAATTACGCGGCGTTCACTTTGACTTTTGGCCGCACATCAACTGGTTTTGTATCCCGCTCATTATCGTAGAACTTCTGGTGCTCTCCGGAATCAAGACCGTGTTTAATCGGAATTAA
- a CDS encoding metallophosphoesterase family protein, protein MSTLRPKYTFLLVLTFCLSINLNGKTDRYRLVIRDNPATSMVVGWQQVSGLDAKLYYGTEDFGQNWKDYPHSQAADKTIEYKGMNNHFVRLKGLKPQTHYYFVIRDSEGVSQRFRFETLPNKPSQKLSIVAGGDARGSGIGNQAIDPRIKTNSMVAKIQPHLVLFGGDFTLRDSDGQWQAWFDDWQHSFTKDGKITPLVPARGNHEDSDEVLVNLFDISSAKGYYNLTLGGKLAQIYTLNTLISIEGDQTDWLNKELKKNEGKQTWRIVQYHQPMFPHHERKKLRPDIYNNWAGLFYQYHVNLVVECDAHVVKSTWPMKPSKDPSADHGMVRADEDGTIYVGEGTWALTRSKIKAYSWTRGIDSFLQFRWMIVGPESLEVRTVKIEESQGCEPVSPENRFSLPKGVVLWEPGNFTLTLNSD, encoded by the coding sequence ATGAGCACATTGAGACCGAAATATACTTTTTTACTGGTTCTCACCTTTTGCCTGAGCATAAACCTAAATGGAAAGACAGATCGCTACCGCCTGGTGATCCGAGATAATCCGGCCACCTCGATGGTCGTAGGATGGCAACAAGTTTCTGGCTTGGATGCTAAACTCTACTACGGCACAGAAGATTTTGGCCAAAATTGGAAGGACTATCCCCATTCCCAGGCTGCCGACAAAACCATCGAATACAAAGGAATGAACAATCATTTCGTTCGTCTCAAAGGATTGAAACCACAAACTCATTACTACTTCGTCATTCGAGATAGTGAAGGCGTAAGTCAACGATTTCGTTTTGAAACCTTACCGAACAAACCCTCTCAAAAACTTTCCATCGTGGCTGGAGGTGATGCCCGAGGATCAGGAATCGGAAATCAGGCCATTGACCCGAGAATTAAGACCAACTCTATGGTAGCCAAAATCCAACCTCATCTGGTGTTATTCGGTGGTGACTTTACGCTTCGAGACAGTGACGGACAGTGGCAAGCCTGGTTTGATGACTGGCAACATTCCTTTACCAAGGATGGTAAAATCACTCCTTTGGTTCCCGCCAGGGGAAATCACGAAGATTCGGATGAAGTGTTGGTCAACCTATTCGATATTTCATCGGCCAAGGGATATTACAACCTGACTTTAGGCGGCAAACTGGCTCAGATTTACACCCTAAACACTTTGATTTCCATAGAAGGCGACCAAACTGACTGGTTGAACAAGGAACTCAAGAAAAACGAAGGCAAACAGACGTGGCGCATTGTACAATACCACCAACCCATGTTTCCACACCACGAACGCAAAAAACTACGTCCCGACATTTACAACAACTGGGCAGGTCTCTTTTATCAATACCATGTAAACCTGGTAGTGGAATGTGATGCTCATGTGGTTAAAAGCACCTGGCCCATGAAGCCCTCAAAAGACCCCTCTGCTGATCATGGCATGGTACGAGCCGATGAGGATGGAACTATCTATGTTGGAGAAGGAACCTGGGCCCTTACCCGGAGCAAAATCAAAGCTTACTCCTGGACACGGGGTATTGATAGTTTTTTGCAGTTCAGGTGGATGATCGTTGGTCCGGAATCTTTGGAAGTAAGAACCGTAAAGATTGAAGAATCCCAAGGTTGCGAACCTGTATCTCCAGAAAATCGATTTAGCTTGCCCAAAGGCGTGGTTCTCTGGGAACCTGGAAATTTCACCCTTACCCTTAATTCCGATTAA
- the pth gene encoding aminoacyl-tRNA hydrolase, whose amino-acid sequence MKYLIAGLGNPGSDYVNTRHNIGFKVLDALAGASNTFFSPDRYADRAEVKHRGRTLVLIKPTTFMNLSGKAVRYWMEKEKIPADRILVVTDDLAIDFGRIRMRGKGSDGGHNGLKSIQSLIQTTQYPRLRFGVGNQFAKGRQVDYVLGEWTEEENKTLKERIELASQAITSFASIGIDRTMSEFNGK is encoded by the coding sequence ATGAAGTATTTGATTGCAGGATTGGGCAACCCCGGTTCTGACTATGTAAATACTCGTCATAATATAGGTTTTAAGGTATTGGATGCTCTTGCTGGGGCGTCCAATACTTTTTTTAGCCCTGACCGATATGCAGATCGCGCTGAAGTAAAACACCGCGGACGCACCTTGGTCTTAATCAAACCAACTACCTTCATGAATCTGAGTGGCAAAGCCGTTCGCTACTGGATGGAGAAGGAAAAAATCCCCGCTGACAGAATCTTAGTAGTCACTGATGACCTCGCCATCGATTTTGGCCGCATCCGAATGCGTGGCAAAGGCTCTGATGGTGGACACAACGGACTTAAAAGCATCCAAAGTCTGATTCAAACGACCCAATATCCCAGACTCCGATTCGGTGTAGGCAACCAATTCGCCAAAGGACGCCAAGTGGATTATGTATTGGGTGAATGGACAGAGGAGGAGAATAAAACCCTGAAGGAAAGAATTGAATTGGCTTCCCAGGCCATTACTTCCTTCGCTTCTATTGGAATTGACCGAACCATGTCTGAGTTCAACGGCAAGTGA
- a CDS encoding 50S ribosomal protein L25: MKSISMSGSARNATGSKSAKELRKEGMVPCVVYGANEPIHFAIDARQFKNLVYTPNVYVVNMTIDDQKLDVFLKDIQFHPVTDEVIHADFFCPKEGQEVTLSLPVQLEGTAPGVLNGGKLRLNRRKVSVQGKVENMPDYITIDISKMRINQGKRVSELAVDGLTFKDPADSYVVFIKTARGAVDTGDDEEEGAEAAAPAEGAEA, translated from the coding sequence ATGAAATCTATTTCAATGAGCGGGAGTGCCCGCAATGCGACGGGATCCAAGAGCGCGAAGGAGCTGAGAAAAGAGGGAATGGTACCCTGTGTGGTATATGGAGCTAACGAGCCCATTCACTTCGCCATTGATGCCCGTCAATTCAAAAACCTCGTTTATACTCCTAATGTATACGTGGTAAACATGACAATTGACGACCAAAAGCTTGACGTCTTTTTGAAAGATATTCAGTTTCACCCAGTAACGGATGAAGTAATCCACGCTGATTTCTTCTGTCCTAAAGAAGGTCAAGAAGTGACTTTGTCGCTTCCTGTTCAACTAGAAGGAACTGCTCCTGGTGTATTGAATGGTGGTAAGCTTCGTTTGAACCGTCGTAAAGTGTCAGTTCAAGGTAAAGTTGAAAACATGCCTGACTACATCACTATCGACATTTCTAAAATGCGTATCAACCAAGGAAAGCGCGTTTCTGAGTTGGCTGTTGATGGATTGACTTTCAAAGATCCTGCAGACAGTTATGTAGTATTCATCAAAACCGCTCGTGGTGCTGTGGATACTGGAGATGACGAAGAAGAAGGTGCTGAAGCTGCCGCTCCTGCTGAAGGTGCTGAAGCATAA
- a CDS encoding ribose-phosphate pyrophosphokinase yields MPSHVKIFSGTASRSLGEKIASAYGVELGKVTVQHFSDGEFSPFYEETVRGDTVFIIQSTFPPTDNLMELLLMVDAAKRASAKEIVAVVPYLGFARQDRKDKPRVAIGSKLVTNMLSAAGITRIMTMDLHADQIQGFFEVPVDHLYASSIFLPYLRSLNLPNLIMAAPDTGGTKRANSYAKFLDCGLAICYKQRKKANEVADMTVIGDVKGKDVVLVDDIIDTAGTLTKAADMMLDHGANSVRAVITHPVLSGPAYERLSNSSLEELIVTDTIPLKQDHPKIKVLSVADLFRDVIDNVIHKKSISSHFLI; encoded by the coding sequence ATGCCGTCGCATGTAAAAATATTTTCAGGTACTGCTTCACGCAGTTTAGGCGAGAAGATTGCTTCTGCCTACGGAGTTGAATTGGGTAAAGTAACTGTTCAGCACTTTTCGGATGGGGAATTTTCTCCCTTTTACGAAGAGACTGTTCGGGGCGATACTGTATTTATTATTCAGTCTACTTTCCCACCTACTGACAACCTAATGGAGCTTCTCCTGATGGTGGATGCTGCCAAGCGCGCATCGGCAAAGGAAATTGTTGCCGTAGTTCCTTATTTGGGATTTGCACGTCAGGACAGAAAGGACAAACCAAGAGTAGCCATTGGTTCCAAGTTAGTAACCAATATGCTTTCTGCAGCGGGGATCACCCGAATTATGACCATGGACTTACACGCTGATCAAATTCAAGGCTTCTTTGAAGTACCTGTTGATCACTTGTATGCTTCATCTATTTTCCTTCCTTATTTGAGATCGCTTAATCTACCTAACTTGATTATGGCGGCACCAGATACAGGAGGAACCAAACGGGCTAACTCTTACGCCAAGTTCTTGGACTGTGGCTTGGCCATTTGCTACAAGCAGCGTAAGAAAGCCAACGAAGTTGCCGACATGACTGTGATTGGTGATGTGAAAGGAAAAGATGTTGTATTGGTGGATGACATCATCGATACGGCAGGAACCTTGACCAAGGCAGCTGACATGATGCTCGATCACGGAGCTAATTCCGTTAGAGCCGTAATTACTCACCCGGTGCTTTCCGGCCCTGCTTACGAGCGGTTGAGTAATTCAAGTTTAGAAGAATTGATCGTTACCGATACGATTCCACTGAAACAAGATCACCCGAAAATCAAAGTACTTTCGGTAGCCGATCTATTCAGGGATGTGATCGATAACGTGATCCATAAAAAGTCTATTAGTTCTCATTTTTTGATTTAA
- a CDS encoding PKD domain-containing protein, which translates to MQKMKIRVSGILLLTVLALLGCKQKPPLVTFEYETRNGGIVVFTNTTAGIVDELEWDFDDGTENSKETNPIHRYVKAGKYEVILTAQNAGGASTHSEIIEVVAGTQENLDDHPQFSDAHGYYYARNTLEYLPSIPTVYTNIRGSALAALYDSSNFLVEVGIVSCNAKELELNPDNSYSYHSEDSSWYFYNGEVLWRSDGGNGYPAVVENLPGSFPELQGIVPSGDLTLGKDSTYILKTAKQINPADSVLWLIQDLNGNNIASKTTPGGVAGVVFDWEDGIMNIRQRGTYITKVVAYSYIRNVYNFKVVYFTKESFTEGEFKVI; encoded by the coding sequence ATGCAGAAGATGAAGATTCGTGTTTCAGGGATACTATTATTGACGGTATTAGCGCTGCTTGGTTGTAAGCAAAAGCCACCCCTGGTCACTTTTGAGTATGAAACCCGTAATGGGGGAATTGTTGTATTTACCAATACCACTGCCGGAATTGTAGATGAGTTGGAGTGGGATTTTGATGATGGTACCGAGAATTCGAAGGAAACTAATCCGATTCACCGGTATGTTAAAGCAGGTAAATACGAAGTGATATTAACCGCTCAAAATGCAGGTGGAGCATCTACGCATTCCGAAATCATTGAAGTGGTTGCAGGAACCCAAGAAAATTTGGATGATCATCCACAGTTCTCCGATGCTCATGGTTACTACTACGCTCGTAATACCTTGGAATATTTACCATCAATTCCAACCGTATATACCAATATTAGAGGTAGTGCTTTAGCGGCCCTTTATGATTCTTCCAACTTTTTGGTAGAAGTAGGTATTGTTTCTTGCAATGCTAAGGAGCTTGAACTTAACCCTGATAACAGTTATTCCTATCATTCAGAAGATTCATCCTGGTACTTCTATAATGGAGAGGTATTATGGAGGTCAGACGGTGGTAATGGTTATCCAGCCGTGGTAGAAAATCTTCCGGGAAGCTTTCCTGAACTTCAAGGAATCGTGCCTTCGGGTGACCTTACTTTAGGTAAAGACTCCACTTATATCCTCAAAACAGCTAAGCAGATTAATCCAGCGGATTCGGTGCTTTGGCTAATTCAGGATTTGAACGGAAATAATATTGCTTCCAAAACTACCCCGGGTGGAGTAGCCGGTGTGGTGTTTGATTGGGAGGATGGTATCATGAATATCAGGCAGAGAGGAACCTATATAACCAAAGTGGTAGCCTATTCGTATATCCGAAATGTATACAACTTTAAGGTGGTCTATTTTACCAAAGAATCTTTTACCGAAGGTGAGTTTAAGGTTATATAG
- the gdhA gene encoding NADP-specific glutamate dehydrogenase, giving the protein MSDNKYSAAIDAFMQSVEARNGNEPEFLQAVQEVAETVIPFIEENPVYKEAKILDRMVEPERVIQFRVPWTDDNGEVQVNRGFRIEMNSAIGPYKGGLRFHPSVNQSILKFLAFEQVFKNSLTTLPMGGGKGGSDFDPKGKSDNEVMRFCQSFMTELSRHIGPNTDVPAGDIGVGGREIGFLFGQYKRIRNEFTGVLTGKGMGWGGSLIRPEATGYGNVYFAQEMLKTQKDSFKGKTVVISGSGNVAQYALEKAIHLGAKVVTVSDSSGYVYRETGFHSEHLAAIMELKNVKRGRVKELCNQFSDVEFFEGQKPWGVKCDIALPCATQNELNGDDAQSLLDNGCICVSEGANMPSTPEAIEKFHTARILFAPGKASNAGGVATSGLEMSQNSLRLSWTREEVDQKLQGIMVSIHKACEHYGRDGEFVDYVKGANVAGFVKVADAMLDQGVV; this is encoded by the coding sequence ATGTCAGACAACAAGTATTCAGCCGCTATTGATGCATTCATGCAATCGGTTGAAGCCCGAAATGGAAATGAGCCGGAATTTTTGCAGGCTGTTCAAGAAGTAGCAGAAACTGTGATCCCATTCATTGAAGAAAATCCGGTTTATAAGGAAGCAAAAATTTTGGATCGCATGGTCGAGCCCGAGCGTGTTATTCAATTTCGCGTGCCTTGGACAGATGACAACGGAGAGGTTCAAGTTAACCGTGGATTCCGTATTGAAATGAATTCAGCTATTGGTCCTTACAAAGGTGGTCTTCGTTTTCACCCAAGTGTAAACCAAAGTATCTTGAAATTCTTGGCCTTTGAGCAAGTGTTCAAAAACAGCCTGACTACCCTTCCTATGGGTGGTGGTAAAGGTGGATCTGATTTTGATCCAAAAGGAAAGTCAGACAATGAAGTTATGCGCTTTTGCCAGAGCTTCATGACTGAGCTTAGCCGTCACATTGGACCCAACACTGACGTTCCTGCGGGTGACATTGGTGTAGGTGGTCGTGAGATTGGATTCCTATTCGGACAGTACAAGAGAATTAGAAATGAATTTACCGGTGTATTAACTGGTAAAGGCATGGGCTGGGGAGGTTCTTTGATCCGTCCAGAAGCTACTGGATACGGAAACGTATACTTCGCTCAGGAAATGTTGAAAACCCAAAAAGACAGCTTCAAAGGAAAGACAGTTGTTATTTCTGGTTCTGGTAATGTTGCTCAATACGCCCTTGAAAAGGCTATTCACTTAGGAGCTAAAGTGGTTACCGTTTCTGATTCATCAGGTTACGTTTACCGCGAAACCGGATTCCACTCTGAGCACTTGGCTGCCATTATGGAGTTGAAAAATGTGAAGCGTGGTCGAGTAAAAGAATTGTGCAATCAATTTAGCGATGTAGAATTCTTCGAAGGTCAAAAGCCTTGGGGAGTTAAATGTGATATCGCATTGCCATGTGCTACTCAAAACGAATTGAACGGTGATGATGCTCAATCTCTTTTGGATAACGGATGTATCTGTGTTTCTGAAGGAGCTAACATGCCTTCTACACCAGAAGCCATTGAGAAATTCCACACAGCGCGCATCTTGTTCGCTCCTGGAAAAGCGTCTAACGCTGGTGGTGTTGCCACATCAGGATTGGAAATGTCTCAAAACTCTTTGCGCTTGAGCTGGACCCGTGAAGAAGTAGATCAAAAACTTCAGGGAATTATGGTTTCTATCCACAAAGCTTGTGAGCATTACGGTAGAGACGGAGAGTTTGTTGACTACGTGAAAGGAGCCAACGTTGCTGGTTTCGTAAAAGTAGCCGACGCTATGCTTGATCAAGGCGTAGTTTAA
- the kbl gene encoding glycine C-acetyltransferase: protein MYGSMKDFLSKELAEIEKAGLFKHERIITTPQDAVIKVSTGEEVLNFCSNNYLGLSSHPQVLEAAKNALDTHGYGMSSVRFICGTQDIHKQLEEKISNFLGQEDTILYAACFDANGGVFEPLLTAEDAIISDSLNHASIIDGVRLCKAQRFRYSNNDMADLEAQLQKAAGARFKVIVTDGVFSMDGYVAQLDKICDLAEQYDALVMVDESHATGFIGKTGRGTIELKNVMDRVDIVTSTLGKALGGAMGGFTSGKKEIIEMLRQRSRPYLFSNSLAPSIVGAASAVFDILSETTELRDKLESNINYFKENIRSAGFDIKDGDSAIVPIMLYDAALSQQFANKLLDEGIYVIGFFYPVVPKEQARIRVQLSAAHEKEHLDKAIAAFTKIGKELGVI from the coding sequence ATGTACGGATCGATGAAAGACTTTTTGAGTAAGGAGCTTGCGGAAATTGAAAAAGCCGGATTGTTTAAACACGAGCGGATCATAACTACCCCTCAGGATGCTGTTATTAAAGTATCTACCGGAGAAGAGGTGTTGAATTTCTGTTCAAACAATTACCTGGGCCTTTCCTCGCATCCCCAAGTTTTGGAAGCAGCCAAAAACGCTCTGGATACGCATGGGTATGGAATGTCATCTGTACGTTTCATTTGCGGTACTCAGGATATTCATAAGCAGTTGGAGGAGAAGATCTCCAATTTCCTGGGACAAGAGGATACCATTCTTTATGCGGCTTGTTTCGATGCCAATGGCGGTGTTTTTGAGCCCCTCTTGACAGCTGAAGATGCAATCATTTCTGATTCCTTGAATCACGCTTCCATCATCGATGGTGTTCGTTTGTGTAAGGCACAACGCTTCCGTTATAGCAACAACGATATGGCCGATTTAGAAGCTCAGCTTCAAAAGGCTGCCGGAGCCCGTTTCAAGGTGATCGTTACAGACGGTGTTTTCTCCATGGACGGATATGTAGCCCAATTGGATAAAATCTGCGATTTGGCTGAGCAATACGATGCTTTGGTCATGGTGGATGAGAGTCACGCTACCGGATTTATTGGAAAAACAGGTCGAGGTACGATCGAGTTGAAAAATGTGATGGATCGGGTAGACATCGTTACCAGTACTTTAGGTAAGGCCCTTGGTGGTGCCATGGGTGGATTTACTTCTGGTAAAAAAGAAATTATCGAAATGCTACGTCAGCGTTCTCGCCCTTATTTGTTTTCAAACTCCTTGGCGCCTTCCATCGTTGGAGCGGCTTCTGCGGTATTCGACATTCTGAGCGAAACCACTGAGCTAAGAGATAAGTTGGAATCTAACATCAACTACTTCAAGGAAAACATTCGTTCAGCAGGATTTGATATTAAAGATGGAGATAGCGCCATTGTACCCATTATGCTTTACGATGCGGCTCTGTCACAGCAATTTGCCAATAAGTTGTTGGATGAAGGGATTTATGTGATCGGATTTTTCTATCCCGTGGTGCCTAAGGAACAAGCTCGTATTCGGGTTCAGCTTTCGGCAGCTCACGAAAAGGAGCATTTGGACAAAGCGATTGCAGCATTCACCAAGATAGGTAAGGAGTTGGGAGTTATATAA
- a CDS encoding toxin-antitoxin system YwqK family antitoxin, protein MKHLLWIIIPLFLLSCEEQGKPEKSKKPRNGVYETFREGKLYSKVNYKDGKRHGLAQNFYPDGKVKVEYNYKNNVKEGPFRHYYENGKVYQEVEYLEGVMHGIERKYYETGALLSEMPWKQGRPGKGLKEYTREGKLKKKIPKIVVEEDNTAALDGQVLVTFKLDKKFKDMDFYRGFLDEDGFLTENYEDQWLGSKKAKFERFVPRGGFLMETMQVVVKVKTRSRNYYVLEKEYNLAVNN, encoded by the coding sequence ATGAAACACCTCTTATGGATTATTATTCCCCTTTTCCTGCTATCCTGCGAGGAACAAGGCAAACCTGAAAAGAGCAAAAAACCACGTAACGGGGTGTATGAAACCTTTAGAGAAGGGAAGCTCTACTCCAAGGTAAACTACAAGGATGGTAAGCGACATGGACTTGCTCAAAACTTTTACCCAGACGGAAAGGTGAAGGTTGAATACAACTACAAAAACAATGTAAAAGAAGGGCCGTTCCGCCATTATTATGAAAATGGCAAGGTGTATCAAGAAGTTGAGTACCTGGAAGGAGTGATGCACGGCATTGAAAGGAAGTATTACGAAACCGGAGCTCTCCTATCAGAAATGCCCTGGAAGCAAGGTCGACCCGGAAAAGGATTGAAAGAGTATACCCGGGAGGGCAAGCTGAAAAAGAAAATTCCAAAGATTGTGGTAGAAGAGGATAATACGGCCGCATTAGATGGTCAGGTTCTCGTTACTTTCAAACTGGACAAGAAGTTTAAGGACATGGATTTTTACCGTGGTTTTTTGGACGAGGATGGGTTTCTTACGGAAAACTATGAAGACCAATGGCTGGGCTCAAAGAAGGCCAAATTTGAACGGTTTGTTCCCCGGGGCGGCTTTCTGATGGAAACGATGCAGGTAGTGGTCAAAGTAAAAACCCGATCGCGAAACTATTACGTACTGGAAAAGGAGTACAACTTAGCCGTCAATAACTAA